One region of Bacillus zhangzhouensis genomic DNA includes:
- a CDS encoding phage tail family protein produces MDLYFDFRDGLGEQPLSRLLPYFKLLSFAPDAPSTDRELVQLTRFNGLVPTQHPRDIVYKERSIKVEILLDAKIAANFYQYRHEFYDFVVQPSWYYISCDLLPGRRFAVTCDGGFMIPKDKQKNQVSFQVDFNNITGLAESKGTSLSAQNFSNERWFSGMNIQRRDDLQYRFKNKKRFSVFNPGLPINPLQHDYNVLLNAKGKNVTIINHTNNERLKIEAELKKSQQVRNLKQYTVVGNKRLKTSGRLPSLDKGLNEFEIQNTNDFEIVFDTRFYFP; encoded by the coding sequence ATGGATCTGTATTTTGATTTCAGAGATGGTTTAGGGGAGCAGCCTTTATCAAGGTTACTGCCCTATTTTAAGTTGCTTAGCTTTGCACCTGACGCGCCGAGCACTGATAGGGAGCTTGTACAATTAACAAGGTTTAACGGACTGGTACCGACGCAGCATCCGCGCGACATAGTGTACAAAGAAAGGTCTATCAAAGTTGAGATATTGCTTGATGCTAAAATCGCGGCAAACTTTTATCAGTATAGACACGAGTTTTATGATTTCGTTGTTCAGCCCTCATGGTATTACATCTCATGTGATCTGCTTCCTGGGAGGCGTTTTGCGGTTACGTGTGACGGAGGGTTTATGATCCCTAAAGACAAGCAAAAAAACCAGGTATCCTTCCAAGTGGATTTTAACAATATCACAGGGCTGGCAGAGTCAAAAGGCACGTCTTTAAGCGCGCAGAACTTTTCTAATGAAAGATGGTTTTCAGGAATGAATATTCAAAGACGTGACGATCTGCAGTACCGATTTAAAAACAAAAAACGGTTTAGTGTTTTCAATCCTGGCTTACCAATTAATCCACTGCAGCATGATTACAATGTGCTGCTAAACGCAAAGGGAAAAAACGTGACTATAATCAACCACACGAACAATGAGAGGTTGAAAATTGAAGCTGAACTGAAAAAGTCACAGCAAGTCAGGAACCTGAAACAGTATACCGTTGTTGGTAATAAAAGATTGAAAACGTCGGGAAGGCTACCTTCCTTAGATAAAGGCTTGAATGAGTTTGAGATTCAGAATACAAATGATTTTGAAATTGTATTCGATACAAGATTTTATTTTCCGTAA
- a CDS encoding phage tail tape measure protein produces MSKDIKVKLYSNSSQFNGEMKAIAVQMKNIKSEFEKNRTAVGVWGNELKTSQAKVRTLSQQLDQHKMKVKALERAYADSAIKKGKDARETQNLARRLNYATAEMNKTQNALTETTNKIKKMEAEIKRTSSSMYKMGQRMNTVGNTMRSKGASVAMTTGVAFAGLVLPLKDAVEVGMSFETQMSKVKAISGGTAAEVEKLKNQAKELGATTVFTASQAADAQSFLAMAGFKANDIYAAMPGMLNLAAAGQLDLAAAADISSNMMQAFAMKASEAGHASDVIAYGAANANTNVEQMGEAMKFLAPNANSLGWGLEESAAAVMAFGDAGLQGSIAGQAFGTSLIRLATPAKKAQKEIDRLGFAFFDAAGDMKSMPEVVAEMEKGMKGMTKEQQAATLKTIVGAESYKHWAILLQKGSKALKDNTKALKESDGAAKKMADTMLDNARGSIVAFQSAVEGAKIKLTESLLPTLGNLAEKGADIVSMFNKMDSATAQTVAKTALFATGVLGATTAVATLTMGIGALLAFTGPVGLAIVGGTALLGGIAVATYAYNEQLKNQKKRQEEAKESALLYGEGVSKATQKAAASYVSLREKATSQLFQLTQVSGEEADKMANRLLKTYQKMSSSLVKELEGFKTDALAVLNGLFEDQEGKMKEKGEEWSDQLVGKIDQDVQTVRKKMKQFEKLKEETGLITSNMNEVQRRTFNEIITFFQQSTSKFAANQKDALAIQQRVSESQNKLSFKNAKGYNDQITELYKEGQKAAKKDRDYMSQVMDEALAKEAINAEQHKALKAKINADYQKSLAQNLNTYKKSSEALFDQMSKDGQLLDLETGKALERQKEYSSNSLGIFVEIEESETAYQARWAEKQVAFLQKLGNSKEEAIEQTRKSLIEFNEGLGLASDKAASEADKTIAKVEKKMNRETSARNSGKKIGNEFADGLIDATPNTLASGSILKQSLDLKLREENGIPRIAGQEKGQSFSDGINASKVSVSNSGSLLQQALKQKLSEGNAGAKTFGSQKGQSFSAGISSTKGNTSTAASSVNQTALSNLNKNTTQATQAGVTKGKSHSAGITSTKSANTSAASSVSASATTQLAKTTDGGGGQKAGSQFASGIRSQAGNASNSGSTVAQSGKQGLSSVKTTSTGADFSKGFANGIRSMGGTGGTIWKAAWAIGKVAIRSLKDSIQSKSPAKKTIAEGVNFGDGFIIGLGEKAQDVKKSTAAMAQGAMTSFKSEINRMAFNIQGAADEINTMRAELTVRNEIDTPVLNQKLDALISLLSNNLQTNNENISAAGQTIRIHPAPVIIGGEHLADIVFNQGDTSILDKKSARKYEQNAYKGGLKR; encoded by the coding sequence TTGAGCAAAGACATTAAAGTAAAGCTGTATTCTAATTCGTCCCAATTTAACGGGGAAATGAAAGCAATTGCCGTTCAAATGAAGAACATAAAGTCTGAATTTGAAAAGAATCGGACTGCCGTCGGTGTGTGGGGTAATGAACTGAAAACGTCGCAGGCGAAAGTCAGAACACTTTCACAGCAATTAGATCAGCATAAAATGAAGGTCAAAGCACTTGAAAGAGCTTATGCGGATTCAGCCATCAAGAAGGGAAAGGACGCGCGAGAGACACAAAATCTTGCCCGTCGGCTGAACTATGCAACAGCCGAAATGAATAAGACGCAAAATGCGTTAACTGAGACAACGAATAAAATTAAGAAAATGGAAGCTGAAATAAAACGTACTTCATCTTCTATGTATAAGATGGGCCAAAGAATGAATACAGTTGGCAACACAATGAGAAGCAAGGGTGCTTCAGTAGCGATGACTACAGGTGTTGCTTTTGCTGGCTTGGTCCTCCCACTAAAAGATGCTGTAGAAGTTGGCATGTCATTTGAAACACAAATGAGCAAAGTAAAAGCTATTTCAGGGGGAACAGCTGCAGAAGTCGAAAAGCTGAAAAATCAGGCTAAAGAGTTGGGGGCAACAACTGTTTTCACTGCCAGTCAAGCAGCAGACGCACAAAGCTTCCTGGCGATGGCCGGATTTAAAGCAAACGACATTTATGCAGCGATGCCAGGTATGCTGAATTTAGCAGCAGCAGGTCAACTAGATTTAGCTGCTGCCGCCGATATTTCATCTAATATGATGCAAGCTTTTGCCATGAAAGCATCAGAAGCTGGGCACGCTTCGGACGTAATTGCATACGGTGCAGCTAACGCAAACACGAATGTGGAGCAAATGGGAGAGGCCATGAAGTTCCTTGCGCCTAATGCTAATTCATTGGGCTGGGGTCTTGAAGAATCAGCGGCCGCAGTCATGGCGTTTGGTGACGCAGGTTTACAAGGTTCTATTGCAGGACAAGCCTTTGGTACATCTTTGATCAGGCTGGCAACGCCAGCTAAAAAGGCTCAAAAGGAAATTGATAGATTAGGCTTTGCGTTCTTTGATGCGGCCGGAGATATGAAGAGTATGCCGGAAGTTGTTGCCGAAATGGAAAAGGGCATGAAAGGCATGACGAAGGAACAGCAAGCCGCCACCTTAAAAACCATAGTAGGCGCCGAGTCATATAAGCATTGGGCTATTCTCTTGCAAAAGGGCAGTAAGGCATTAAAAGATAACACGAAGGCGCTAAAAGAATCGGACGGTGCAGCTAAAAAAATGGCTGACACAATGCTTGATAATGCGCGCGGTAGCATCGTTGCTTTCCAGTCTGCAGTTGAAGGGGCAAAGATTAAGCTCACTGAAAGTCTACTTCCTACACTTGGTAACCTTGCTGAAAAAGGTGCAGACATCGTTTCCATGTTTAACAAAATGGATTCTGCCACAGCCCAAACGGTTGCTAAAACTGCGTTGTTTGCTACGGGTGTTTTGGGCGCCACAACAGCAGTCGCAACGCTAACGATGGGTATTGGTGCGCTTTTAGCCTTTACGGGTCCAGTGGGGCTCGCCATAGTTGGCGGAACGGCTTTACTAGGCGGCATTGCCGTTGCGACATATGCTTACAATGAACAGTTGAAAAACCAAAAGAAACGCCAGGAAGAAGCAAAAGAATCAGCGCTTCTATATGGTGAGGGCGTTTCAAAGGCAACTCAAAAGGCTGCAGCCTCGTATGTCAGTCTACGTGAAAAAGCCACTTCACAGCTATTTCAATTAACTCAGGTTTCAGGTGAAGAAGCAGATAAGATGGCAAATAGGTTACTTAAAACTTATCAGAAAATGTCATCTTCTTTAGTTAAAGAATTAGAAGGATTTAAAACAGATGCATTGGCTGTTCTTAATGGTCTTTTTGAAGATCAAGAAGGGAAAATGAAAGAAAAGGGCGAGGAATGGTCTGATCAACTTGTCGGAAAAATTGATCAAGATGTACAAACAGTTCGTAAAAAAATGAAGCAGTTTGAGAAGTTAAAGGAAGAGACGGGACTAATCACGTCTAATATGAACGAAGTACAACGCAGAACATTTAACGAGATCATCACATTCTTCCAACAGTCTACAAGTAAATTTGCGGCCAATCAAAAGGATGCTTTAGCAATCCAGCAGAGGGTTTCCGAGAGTCAAAATAAGTTATCTTTTAAGAATGCTAAAGGCTATAACGATCAGATCACTGAGTTGTATAAGGAAGGTCAGAAGGCAGCAAAAAAAGATAGAGATTATATGTCTCAAGTGATGGATGAGGCCCTTGCTAAAGAAGCGATAAACGCTGAACAACATAAGGCTCTAAAAGCCAAAATTAATGCCGACTATCAAAAGTCTCTTGCTCAAAATCTAAACACATATAAGAAAAGTTCAGAAGCTCTTTTTGATCAAATGTCTAAAGATGGTCAACTGTTAGATTTAGAAACAGGTAAAGCGTTGGAAAGACAAAAAGAGTATTCAAGTAACTCATTGGGAATTTTCGTAGAAATAGAAGAAAGCGAGACTGCATATCAAGCGCGCTGGGCTGAAAAACAGGTAGCATTTTTGCAAAAACTAGGGAACAGCAAAGAAGAAGCGATAGAGCAAACAAGAAAATCCCTCATTGAGTTTAACGAAGGATTGGGACTAGCAAGTGATAAAGCTGCCTCTGAGGCAGACAAAACAATTGCCAAAGTAGAAAAGAAGATGAACCGCGAAACATCTGCCCGTAATTCAGGAAAGAAAATAGGAAATGAATTTGCTGATGGTCTAATAGATGCTACACCAAATACATTGGCGAGTGGTTCTATTTTAAAACAGTCATTGGATCTGAAATTACGTGAGGAAAACGGCATTCCTAGAATTGCAGGACAAGAAAAAGGTCAATCGTTTAGTGACGGTATCAATGCCTCAAAAGTCAGTGTATCAAACAGTGGATCATTGCTGCAGCAAGCACTAAAACAAAAACTGAGCGAGGGCAATGCAGGTGCTAAAACATTCGGCTCTCAAAAAGGACAATCATTTAGCGCAGGTATAAGCTCAACAAAAGGCAATACAAGCACTGCAGCAAGCAGCGTAAACCAAACAGCGTTATCAAACCTAAACAAAAATACCACTCAAGCCACGCAAGCAGGTGTAACAAAAGGGAAAAGCCATAGTGCGGGAATAACAAGCACAAAGAGCGCCAATACGTCTGCAGCATCTTCCGTTAGTGCGTCAGCAACAACCCAGCTTGCCAAAACAACCGATGGCGGAGGCGGACAAAAAGCAGGGAGTCAATTCGCATCCGGCATTCGTAGCCAAGCGGGGAACGCTAGTAATTCAGGTAGCACCGTAGCACAATCAGGAAAACAAGGCTTATCAAGCGTGAAAACAACTAGCACAGGTGCAGATTTTTCTAAAGGCTTTGCCAACGGTATTCGTAGTATGGGAGGCACCGGCGGTACGATATGGAAAGCTGCATGGGCCATCGGTAAAGTTGCAATACGTTCGCTGAAAGATTCCATACAATCAAAATCACCTGCAAAGAAGACCATTGCAGAAGGTGTGAACTTTGGCGATGGGTTTATCATTGGGCTTGGAGAAAAAGCGCAGGACGTGAAAAAGAGCACAGCAGCTATGGCGCAAGGTGCTATGACGTCCTTTAAATCTGAAATTAATAGAATGGCGTTTAACATCCAGGGGGCAGCAGATGAAATAAATACGATGCGCGCTGAACTGACTGTGAGAAATGAGATTGATACGCCTGTATTAAACCAAAAGCTAGATGCTCTTATTAGTCTTCTATCAAATAATCTACAGACTAACAATGAAAACATAAGTGCTGCAGGGCAAACAATCAGAATTCATCCTGCGCCTGTCATTATTGGCGGTGAGCATTTAGCAGACATCGTTTTTAATCAAGGAGACACATCTATTCTAGATAAAAAGAGCGCACGGAAATATGAGCAGAATGCATATAAAGGAGGGCTGAAAAGATAA
- a CDS encoding phage tail protein: MGKTIYGLDMFHYAELIQDDDKGLEYAKPERLPGAVNVKVDPKSEQSKFWADNGVFDSFNNMGDIDLEAELADLPIEVQNKIFGHKVENGISFASSDDKAIFLAFGFRAKTSTGGHRFYWFLKGLPELMANENKTTEGKADPETAKFKAGFMTLQNKKGKNRWKAQAEFDEGFDPDEWFKQVVYDGASFEKGKDTEDSTSSVDIGKGV, translated from the coding sequence ATGGGGAAAACAATCTACGGATTAGACATGTTTCATTATGCTGAACTTATTCAGGATGATGACAAAGGACTTGAATATGCAAAGCCTGAAAGACTGCCAGGAGCTGTAAACGTCAAAGTCGATCCAAAATCAGAGCAGTCTAAGTTTTGGGCTGATAACGGCGTGTTCGATTCATTTAACAACATGGGTGACATTGACCTTGAAGCTGAACTAGCAGATTTACCTATTGAGGTACAAAACAAGATTTTCGGACACAAGGTCGAGAATGGGATTTCTTTTGCCAGTTCTGATGATAAGGCTATTTTCTTGGCTTTCGGCTTTAGGGCGAAAACATCCACTGGCGGTCATAGGTTTTATTGGTTTTTAAAGGGGCTTCCTGAATTGATGGCTAACGAAAATAAAACGACAGAGGGTAAAGCAGATCCTGAAACAGCAAAATTTAAGGCAGGCTTTATGACTTTACAAAACAAAAAAGGAAAAAATCGTTGGAAGGCTCAAGCTGAATTCGACGAAGGCTTTGATCCGGATGAATGGTTTAAACAAGTTGTATACGATGGGGCATCGTTTGAAAAAGGAAAAGATACAGAGGATTCTACGAGTTCAGTAGACATCGGAAAGGGCGTTTAA
- a CDS encoding DUF3168 domain-containing protein, producing MSFDAKKELSAALIKNDELKQLVTGGFHNLVADDVAAFPRVVFSEITDRDQEYRDNKPAASEVRFQLSIFSKADTRTHETEIAKLIDKLMKDLGYGRYDSVDLYETDTKIFHKGMRYVKTFF from the coding sequence ATGAGCTTTGATGCAAAGAAAGAATTGAGTGCAGCGTTAATAAAAAACGATGAATTAAAGCAGCTTGTCACGGGTGGTTTTCATAATCTTGTGGCCGATGATGTGGCCGCATTTCCTAGAGTTGTGTTTTCAGAGATTACAGATAGGGATCAGGAATACAGAGACAACAAACCCGCAGCTAGTGAGGTTCGTTTTCAGCTAAGTATATTTTCAAAAGCAGACACGCGAACGCATGAAACAGAAATAGCAAAATTGATAGACAAACTGATGAAAGATTTAGGTTATGGCAGGTACGATTCAGTGGATCTTTACGAAACAGATACTAAAATCTTTCACAAAGGTATGAGGTACGTCAAAACATTTTTCTAG
- a CDS encoding HK97 gp10 family phage protein, protein MADMDIEGFEDLTRFFNKIGDDVEKAEKIALKAGGEVIAEHQKRNVNKSSKNQPHMVDNIIVSAARESKDGELFVSVGPNRKVAYRGRFLEWGTSKMPPHPFIEKGGIEGEGQAVKIIERIITAPIK, encoded by the coding sequence ATGGCTGATATGGATATTGAAGGATTCGAAGATTTAACGAGATTTTTCAACAAGATAGGTGACGACGTCGAAAAAGCCGAAAAGATTGCCCTTAAAGCTGGGGGCGAGGTAATAGCCGAGCATCAAAAACGTAACGTGAATAAGAGTTCAAAAAATCAGCCTCACATGGTCGATAACATCATCGTTTCAGCTGCAAGAGAATCCAAAGACGGTGAGCTGTTTGTTTCGGTAGGGCCAAATAGAAAAGTCGCTTACAGGGGGCGCTTTTTAGAATGGGGCACATCTAAAATGCCGCCGCATCCGTTCATCGAGAAAGGCGGAATCGAAGGGGAGGGACAAGCTGTGAAGATCATAGAAAGAATTATCACGGCGCCTATTAAATGA
- a CDS encoding phage head closure protein yields MKKISELNRRLTFQVKKRVQDDELNWNESYENVFETWGSIEGFSGTKSDTLVAGALGVKSPKKITIRYREDVKQDMRILYQTGTDDAGEPIYRTFEVMDFNDVENKKKRLEVTCNEVGING; encoded by the coding sequence ATGAAGAAGATAAGCGAGTTGAATCGACGCTTAACCTTTCAAGTAAAGAAAAGGGTACAAGATGACGAGCTGAATTGGAATGAATCCTATGAAAATGTCTTTGAGACATGGGGTTCAATTGAAGGATTTTCCGGCACAAAATCAGATACGCTTGTTGCAGGTGCGTTAGGCGTTAAGTCACCAAAGAAAATCACAATAAGATACCGAGAAGACGTAAAGCAGGACATGCGAATCCTTTATCAAACGGGAACCGATGACGCAGGAGAGCCAATCTATCGCACTTTCGAAGTAATGGATTTTAACGACGTTGAAAATAAAAAGAAGCGGCTTGAAGTCACATGCAATGAGGTCGGCATAAATGGCTGA
- a CDS encoding head-tail connector protein, translating into MDLKMLKDEYLKIDTDQDDALLKTLIAAAKGYIKNGIGCYVEGNEQYALVTGMLVAHWYENRGVYESGVSGSSIPFTIRDQLTQLRYVEAEENEEDKRVESTLNLSSKEKGTR; encoded by the coding sequence ATGGATTTAAAAATGCTGAAAGATGAATATTTAAAAATTGATACCGATCAAGATGACGCCTTGCTTAAAACCTTAATTGCTGCAGCAAAGGGATATATCAAAAATGGCATAGGGTGTTATGTTGAAGGTAACGAGCAGTATGCACTTGTAACAGGAATGCTTGTTGCTCATTGGTACGAAAATCGAGGGGTGTATGAGTCAGGTGTTTCCGGCTCATCCATCCCTTTTACTATTCGGGATCAACTAACCCAACTTCGCTATGTGGAGGCAGAAGAGAATGAAGAAGATAAGCGAGTTGAATCGACGCTTAACCTTTCAAGTAAAGAAAAGGGTACAAGATGA
- a CDS encoding collagen-like protein: MAKDFLNESNGVLTSAEAGPDGKPITAVYVKGNSEENPLYIQGMQGEKGPKGDTGPQGPKGDPGEQGPKGDKGDAAVIEEGSVTNKHLADKSVNSRTLGTGSVMWENLNSAVKDMITDLQTRVNELEGKENTE; the protein is encoded by the coding sequence ATGGCAAAAGATTTTCTGAATGAAAGTAATGGAGTATTAACATCTGCAGAGGCGGGCCCTGATGGTAAACCTATCACGGCTGTTTATGTAAAAGGAAACAGCGAAGAAAATCCTCTTTACATTCAAGGGATGCAAGGTGAAAAAGGACCAAAAGGTGATACCGGTCCTCAAGGTCCAAAAGGCGATCCAGGAGAGCAGGGCCCGAAAGGCGATAAGGGTGATGCTGCTGTTATTGAGGAAGGCTCAGTTACAAATAAACACCTAGCAGATAAATCTGTTAACTCTCGTACTTTAGGCACTGGCAGTGTTATGTGGGAGAATCTCAATTCTGCAGTAAAAGACATGATCACCGATTTACAGACGCGAGTCAATGAGCTTGAGGGTAAAGAAAATACTGAATAA
- a CDS encoding phage major capsid protein, whose product MTKKEIELRQQFTQKKEDADKALAAGKTEEARQLLDEVKELKNQIELMVEGRSLNVPDLPGGENFVPELERNPEGRKGAEGDKEERQQQYRKTFLKKLRGKRLTDEERDLLDSEEFRAMSGKNDEDGGILIPEDIGRLIHELKRTYEPLEQYVTVEPVTGRSGSRLLEKNSDMVPFARLEELEELPESDQPKFTKMNYAIEDFGGIMTLSNSMLSDSDQAIMRYVANWFAKKSVVTRNSLILNVIESLKKVEIEGLDGIKKALNVTLDPLVSPGSIVMTNQDGYNWLDTLKDGEGKYLMQPDPTNPTKKLFDGRPVVNISNKVLKTQKGKAPIIIGNLKEAIVLFDRQQQSIASTDVGAGAFETNTTKVRAIEREDVRKWDDEAVVFGQITIQ is encoded by the coding sequence ATGACAAAAAAAGAAATTGAACTGCGTCAGCAGTTTACACAAAAGAAAGAAGATGCGGATAAGGCACTAGCAGCAGGAAAAACAGAGGAAGCGCGCCAGCTTCTCGATGAAGTGAAAGAGCTTAAGAATCAAATTGAGTTGATGGTAGAAGGTCGCTCGCTGAACGTGCCGGATTTACCTGGCGGTGAAAATTTTGTGCCGGAGCTAGAACGTAACCCGGAGGGACGGAAAGGCGCCGAGGGAGATAAAGAAGAAAGGCAGCAGCAATACCGCAAGACTTTTCTAAAGAAATTAAGAGGAAAAAGACTTACCGATGAAGAGCGTGACCTTTTGGATAGTGAGGAATTCAGAGCAATGTCAGGCAAAAATGATGAAGATGGCGGGATTTTGATTCCTGAAGACATCGGAAGGCTAATCCATGAACTTAAACGAACTTATGAACCACTAGAGCAATATGTAACGGTTGAACCAGTTACGGGCCGTTCAGGATCACGTTTGTTAGAAAAGAATTCTGATATGGTGCCGTTTGCCCGTCTTGAAGAATTAGAAGAATTACCCGAGTCTGATCAGCCAAAATTCACAAAAATGAATTATGCTATTGAAGATTTTGGAGGCATCATGACCTTATCAAATTCAATGTTAAGCGATTCTGATCAAGCGATTATGAGATATGTCGCTAACTGGTTTGCAAAAAAATCAGTTGTTACCCGTAATAGCCTGATTTTGAATGTAATTGAATCTTTGAAAAAGGTAGAGATTGAGGGATTGGATGGAATTAAAAAAGCTTTAAATGTCACACTTGATCCCCTTGTATCCCCAGGATCTATCGTGATGACTAACCAAGACGGATACAACTGGTTAGATACACTTAAAGACGGAGAAGGTAAATATTTAATGCAGCCGGATCCTACAAATCCAACAAAAAAACTTTTTGACGGCCGACCTGTTGTAAATATTTCTAACAAAGTCTTGAAAACACAAAAGGGTAAAGCGCCAATCATCATCGGTAATTTAAAAGAAGCGATTGTTCTATTTGATCGTCAGCAACAATCAATCGCTTCTACAGACGTAGGGGCGGGAGCCTTCGAAACGAATACTACGAAAGTCAGAGCGATTGAACGAGAAGACGTCCGAAAATGGGATGACGAAGCGGTAGTATTTGGACAAATTACGATCCAATAA
- a CDS encoding HK97 family phage prohead protease — protein sequence MSKEKEVRLLTTPIEIRSEGKGQAEYVEGYALKFEKWSERLGWFKEIISRNALESTDLSNVIALFNHREDFPLARNTVSGESGRLELEIDGIGLKFRFKPSDTSYARDLMENIRSGVINQCSFAFSLDYNGEEPDEWRINENEDIYERRINNIHRIYDISLVTTPAYSDTEAVVGARSLEKVEEMKEQRSAPTDETLKIELELLSLDLPE from the coding sequence ATGAGTAAAGAAAAAGAAGTGCGGCTGCTCACGACGCCAATAGAGATACGTTCCGAAGGTAAAGGACAAGCCGAATATGTGGAAGGCTATGCTTTGAAATTTGAAAAATGGTCCGAGCGTTTGGGGTGGTTCAAGGAAATCATAAGCAGGAACGCTTTAGAATCTACCGATCTATCAAACGTCATTGCACTTTTTAACCATCGAGAGGATTTTCCCCTAGCTAGAAATACCGTTTCAGGGGAGTCAGGCCGGCTTGAACTCGAAATAGATGGCATAGGTCTTAAATTCAGATTTAAGCCGTCAGACACGTCATATGCGCGCGATCTCATGGAGAATATACGCAGCGGCGTTATTAATCAATGTTCATTTGCCTTTTCGTTGGATTACAACGGTGAAGAGCCTGACGAATGGAGAATTAACGAAAACGAGGATATATACGAACGAAGAATAAACAACATTCACCGCATATATGACATATCTCTTGTAACGACACCTGCGTATAGCGATACCGAAGCTGTAGTAGGTGCCCGAAGCTTAGAGAAAGTAGAAGAAATGAAAGAACAACGAAGCGCACCAACAGATGAAACTTTAAAAATTGAATTGGAACTTTTAAGCCTTGATCTTCCAGAGTAA
- a CDS encoding phage portal protein, which yields MFIDKFFEKRSSSSTIDGFSQLINLFGGRETASGERVSESNSLVQPDIFACVNVLSDDIAKLPIHTFKKESQGVNRNPNHPSAYMIYARPNPYMTAYVWKKLMMTHALTWGNAYSMIKFGAHGFPENLYPLRPDATNAYIHPETGMIWYQTIVNGRMMELYEHQLLHFKGLSTDGIHGKSPIGVVREHIGAQAAATKYNAKLYKNEATPRGILKVPSFLDEKPKENVRKEWKRVNQGENIAIIDNGLEYQSIAMPLQEAQFVESMKFNKAQIAMIYKVPLHKLNELDKATFSNIEHQSIEYMKNTLQPWIVNFEQELNIKLFTDNDQKAGHYVKFNVDSELRGDSKTQAEYFKFMIESGILNKNEVRDLLERNPIEHGDKYLASLNYVSLDFMEEYQRLKAGSAMKGGDSKNE from the coding sequence ATGTTTATAGATAAGTTTTTTGAAAAACGATCCAGCTCATCAACAATAGACGGTTTCAGCCAATTGATCAATCTGTTCGGAGGTAGAGAAACGGCAAGCGGTGAAAGGGTAAGTGAAAGTAATTCACTTGTGCAGCCGGACATTTTTGCCTGTGTAAATGTATTGTCTGATGACATCGCAAAGCTGCCGATACACACTTTTAAAAAAGAGAGTCAAGGTGTCAATAGAAACCCTAATCATCCATCAGCCTATATGATCTACGCAAGGCCAAACCCGTACATGACAGCTTATGTGTGGAAAAAGCTGATGATGACGCATGCCCTCACATGGGGAAATGCCTATTCGATGATTAAATTTGGGGCGCATGGTTTCCCTGAAAATCTTTACCCGTTGCGGCCAGATGCGACAAACGCATACATTCATCCCGAAACAGGAATGATTTGGTATCAAACCATTGTTAACGGAAGAATGATGGAACTATACGAACACCAATTGCTGCACTTTAAAGGGTTATCTACGGACGGCATACACGGTAAGTCGCCTATCGGGGTAGTGAGAGAGCACATAGGCGCTCAAGCAGCTGCCACAAAGTATAACGCAAAACTATATAAAAACGAAGCCACGCCGCGCGGCATCCTAAAGGTTCCATCCTTCTTGGATGAGAAGCCCAAGGAAAACGTAAGAAAAGAATGGAAACGGGTCAACCAAGGTGAAAACATAGCCATTATTGACAATGGACTAGAATATCAATCTATTGCCATGCCGTTGCAAGAAGCCCAATTCGTCGAGTCGATGAAGTTCAACAAAGCTCAAATTGCAATGATATATAAAGTTCCATTGCATAAGCTCAATGAATTAGATAAAGCCACTTTTTCAAATATTGAGCACCAGTCCATCGAATACATGAAAAACACCTTGCAACCGTGGATCGTGAATTTTGAACAAGAATTAAATATTAAGCTGTTTACTGACAATGATCAAAAAGCGGGTCATTATGTAAAATTCAATGTTGATAGTGAGTTGCGCGGCGATAGTAAGACACAGGCCGAGTATTTCAAATTTATGATCGAATCAGGAATATTAAATAAAAATGAAGTTCGTGACTTACTCGAAAGAAACCCTATCGAACATGGAGACAAATATCTTGCAAGTCTAAACTATGTATCACTTGACTTTATGGAAGAATACCAGAGGCTTAAAGCTGGTTCAGCCATGAAGGGAGGTGACAGCAAGAATGAGTAA